The genomic segment GCTTTGTCCCGGCTTGTCTTGTTCGATGTAAATCTTGTTGAAAAGCATTTTCCATGCCGTCCGTGCATTCTCGTCGGCAAAGCCTACGTGCTCGTCGGCGATGTGTTCCGCCCATTTGTTGATGTCTTTGTGCGTAGCGATGTCCCATGCTTTTTCAAAGACAAACTCATACATGAACGGGTTGCAGTCGAATCCCTCGAGTGTGGAGCCGATACCGCGGAAGTTCTTTCCTCCGTTGATGAACGTGTTTTCGATGCGTTTATTGATTTCTCCGATGTTGCCGGCGAGCATCGTGTTGCCGCCGAAGTTGCCGAGGTAGCACCAGATGTAGGGCACGCCGTAGTATCTGTCGGTCTGTTGCCAGATTTCCTTCCGCTCGCAGTAGTAGTCGAGCAGCAGCTGTTGCTTGGCGGGGTAGGAGGTGATGTATGCCTTGATGCGGTCGTTCGTCCAGTATTTCCGTTCGTTCCAGAAGAGCCAGGTCATCTGCAGCCACACCGCGTCTTTGTCAGCAGCGCGCAGTGTTTCGTACACCTGCCTGCCCACACGCTTCAGGTAGGGCGGGTCATAGCTCGGCGGAGCAATTTCGTTGAACAGGTCGATGCCGTAGATATGGTCTGTTCCGTAGGTCTTTTTCTGCATGTCGATGAACATCTTCTGCACCTTCTTGAAGAGCGGGTCCATCGGGTCGAGGAAACTGGGTGAGTATTCCGGGCTGAATCCTGCCCACGGTTCGACGCGCGTAATCTTCGCATCGGGATAGACCGTCTTGATTTCCTTGGGCACGTGTCCCGAGAAAGCGGGCAGCACGGGGCGCATGTTCAGTTCCCGTTCGCGCGCCACAATCTTCTTCTGCAGCGCCTCCTGGTCGTTCAGCCACGACATCGGCAGGTTGCCCATCCAGTAATCGATGTTGATCATCCGGTGCCAAGGCAGGTGTGCCGGACCCGTGAAATAGTTGCGCACCGTCTCGTCGCTCAGTCCCAACTGTGTCCACACCTTATACCAAATGCTCTCCTGACCCGTGATGGCGAGCGGCAGGTTGATGCCGTTGAGCGCCATCCAGTCGATGAAATGTTCCCATTCCTTCCAGTTCCACCACGGCATCGTGTAGCCGAAAGTGCAGTAGTTCAGGAAGAAACGCTCCTTCACCCGTGCACGGATTGTGAGCGGCTTGTCGATGACAGGCAGCGTGGCAGGCATCTCGAACTTGTCTTCCACATACCACGAGACGGTCGTGTTGCAATAGTATTTCAAGTAATAGTTCAGACCGACAGCCATACTGTTGGCAGAATTGCCGCCGACGATGAGCTTGCCGTTTTCCGTCGAGAGCGTGAAGAAGTCGCCGTTCTTCCCCTGCGGGGCAAGTTTTTTACCTTCTATCTGTGCTGAATATGCGGGCAGAATGCGCCCAACAAGGTTCTTGAATGCCGTCACGTCGTCGGCAAAGATGCTGCACGCGCTCAGCAGGAGCAGCGATGCGAGCAATGATTTTCGAATAGTTTGGTTCATAATAATATATAATGTGTTAGTTCTTCTTCCCATCGGTGGCGACTGAAATCCGAAAACCGCCGCCGAAAATCTTCTGTCGTACAAAACTACGAAAAAAAAACGAAACACCCAAACAAAACTTTTCCTTTCTTTCAAATCAAGACTTTCCCATTCCCGCGAGCCCCCTCCATTCTCCCCGTGCAGCCCCCTCGTTCCTCGACCGTTACCCCTTCATTCCCCGACTGTTGCCTCTTCGTTCTTCGACTATTGAACTTTCGTTGACCAAACTCGTACGAGTTTCTATACCAATCTCGTACGACTTTGGTCACCAATCTCGTACGAAGTTCCATACCAATCTCGTACGAGTTTGCTCAACAACTTCGTACGAGTTTGGTCAATGAAAGTTCAACACCCGATTAACAAAGGGGCTGCGCCGCACTTACCTCCGTGCCACTTCCGAGTGACGGGATGGACGCTTCCGGGACTGGAATTCTCATGAAATGCGCATTGCTCCGTCGTTGCCATTTCCCTGAGTGTTGGCAAAGAAGGTGCAGGGAGAGGGCGGGTGGCGGTGCGTTCAGTCGTCAGAGCGGGATGAGAGTTGTCTCAGCATAAATGAATTTATTTTGTTCTGCGCTCGGTTTTTTAAGAAATTTCTCACATTCGAAAAAGGAAAAATATTCCTTTTTACTCATTTAATCGAAATTTTCATTATCTTTGCTCGCAAATTCGATTTTTATAGAACTACTTATGGCACAAGAAGACAATTTTAAGAAGATAGTAAGTCACTGCAAGGAATACGGATTTGTCTTCCCGAGCAGCGATATTTATGATGGTTTGGCAGCAGTGTATGACTATGGTCAGAACGGTGTGGAACTGAAAAATAATATCAAGGAATATTGGTGGAAATCAATGGTGTTGCTCAATGAGAATATTGTGGGCATCGATTCTGCCATCTTCATGCACCCCACCATTTGGAAGGCGAGCGGGCATGTGGATGCCTTCAACGATCCGCTGATTGACAACCGCGATTCAAAGAAGCGCTATCGTGCCGACGTGCTCATCGAGGAGCAGCTCGCCAAGTATGACGAGAAGATGCAAAAAGAGGTGGACAAGGCTCGCAAGCGTTTTGGTGACCAGTTCGACGAAGCGATGTTCCGTCAGACGAATCCGCGCGTGTTGGAATATAAGCAGAAGCAAGATGCGCTGCATGAGCGTTTTGCACAGGCTATGCAGCAGCCGGACTTGCAGGAACTCAAGCAGATTATCCTCGACGAGGGTATCGTGGATCCTATCAGCGGTACGAAGAACTGGACGGACGTGAGGCAGTTCAACCTGATGTTCTCAACGGAAATCGGGGCAGCGGCAGAGGCTGCAAGCAAGATTTATCTCCGCCCGGAGACTGCTCAGGGCATATTCGTCAACTATCTGAATGTGCAGAAGACGGGGCGCATGAAACTGCCTTTCGGTATCGCCCAGATAGGAAAAGCCTTCCGTAACGAAATCGTCGCGCGGCAGTTTATCTTCCGTATGCGTGAGTTTGAGCAGATGGAAATGCAGTTTTTCGTGCAGCCGGGAACGGAATTGGAATGGTTCGCCCATTGGAAGGAAACGCGCATGAAGTGGCACCAAGCGCTCGGATTCGGAGCGGAAAACTACCGTTTCCACGACCACGAGAAACTGGCGCATTATGCCAACGCAGCAGCCGACATAGAGTTCCGTATGCCGTTTGGCTTTAAAGAGGTGGAGGGAATCCATTCACGGACCAATTTCGACCTCTCGCAACACGAGAAATTCTCGGGCAAGTCTATTAAATATTTCGACCCGCAGACCAACGAAAGCTATGTTCCCTACGTCATTGAGACATCAATCGGCGTTGACCGGATGTTCCTCTCGATTATCTGCCATGCCTATCGTGAGGAGCAGTTGGAAAATGGCGAGACCCGCGTCCTGCTGCAGTTGCCTCCAGCCCTCGCACCCGTCAAGCTGGCAGTGCTGCCGCTTGTCAAGAAAGACGGGCTGCCGGAAAAGGCACGGGAGATTATCAGTCAGCTGCGCTTCCAAGTCAACTGCCAGTATGATGAGAAAGACACGATAGGCAAGCGCTATCGCCGTCAGGATGCCATCGGAACGCCCTACTGCATCACGGTCGATTACGACACGCTCAAAGACGAGAGTGTGACGCTGCGCAATCGCGACACGATGGAACAGACACGTGTGCCCATTGCTCAGCTGCAGGAGATTATACAAGAGAAAACAAGTATTACAAATCTACTCAAACAACTTTGATAAACCATGAAAGAAATCAAATTGTCTGCCATCGTTCAATCCGCTTGCGCTGTTTCTTTTAAGGAAATGGTCAGGTGGGGAGGGAGATGTTGTCTGGTTCTTCTCGTCGCACTTGCACTTCAGGCATGTAGCGACGACGAGGAAGACACCCCGAGCTGGAAGGAAACCAATGCAAACTATTTCAACGAACTGTATTCTTCTGCTCGCCAGCGTATTAGCAGTGGCGACACGCAGTGGAAGGTCATCAAGTCATACGCAAAAGACCAAAGTTCACAGGGAATTCCCAGCGACTATATCGTCGTGCATGTCATCGAAGAGGGTAGTGGAACGAATGTGCCGCTGACTACGGACACTGTGCGCGTGGATTACCAGGGGCGCTTGATTCCCACCGCGACGAATACTGAAGGCGAGGTGTTCGACCAGTCATGGTCGGGCGAATACGACCTCATCACCAATATGCCTGCTAAGTTTGCCGTCAACGCTGTGGTGGACGGATTCGCCACGGCGCTGCAGAAAATGCACGTCGGCGACCGATGGATGGTGTATATACCACAGGAACTGGGCTATAGGGGCGAGAATAACACGTCAATTCCCGCCTATTCGACCCTCGTGTTCGACATCACCCTGCGAGCCATCTACAAGCCGGGAACGCCCGTTCCCGCATGGAAATAGGATGACATAGCGGAAAACAACAGAATACTAACCGAAATAAAAGAAAAGATATGAGCAAAGTGCTGATGATTGGTGCCGGAGGCGTTGCCACGGTAGCAGCTTTCAAAATCGCGCAAAATGCGGATGTGTTCACCGACTTTATGATAGCCAGCCGGCGGAAAGAGAAATGCGACCAGATTGTGGAGGCTATCCATGCAAAGGGTTACAAAATGAATATACAGACGGCGCAGGTTGATGCAGACGATGTGGAGCAGTTGAAGTCATTATTCAACGACTACAAGCCGGAGCTGGTCGTCAATCTTGCGCTGCCCTATCAGGACCTGACTATCATGGACGCTTGTCTGGCATGCGGATGCAGTTATCTTGACACAGCCAACTATGAGCCGAAGGACGAGGCGCATTTCGAGTACAGCTGGCAATGGGCTTACCGTGAGCGCTTCGAGAAGGCAGGGCTGACCGCCATCCTCGGCTGTGGCTTCGACCCGGGCGTGACGAGCATCTTCACGGCATACGCAGCCAAGCACCACTTCAAGGAAATTCAGTATCTGGATATCGTTGATTGCAACGCCGGTGACCACCACAAAGCGTTCGCCACCAACTTCAACCCGGAAATCAACATCCGCGAGATTACCCAGAAGGGACTCTACTGGGAGAACGGACAGTGGGTGGAGACCGAGCCGCTCGAAATCCATAAGGACCTGACCTATCCGGAGATTGGTCCGCGCGACAGTTATCTGCTGCACCACGAGGAGATAGAGTCGCTGGTCATCAATTATCCTACCATCAAGCGCGCACGTTTCTGGATGACATTCGGTCAGCAGTACCTGAAACACCTCGAAGTGATTCAGAACATCGGCATGAGCCGCATCGACGAGATAGAATATGAGGCTCCGCTGGCTGACGGCTCGGGAAAGACGGTGAAGGTGAAAATCGTCCCGTTGCAGTTCCTCAAAGCTGTGCTGCCCAATCCGCAGGACCTCGGAGAAAACTACGAAGGGCAGACCTCTATCGGTTGCCGCATTCGCGGTATCGGTAACGACGGAAAAGAACACACCTATTATATATATAATAACTGCAAACATCAGGACGCATACAACGAGACGGGCATGCAGGGTGTTTCTTACACCACCGGCGTTCCCGCGATGATTGGCGCCATGATGTTCTGCAAAGGACTGTGGAAGAAGCCCGGCGTGTTCAACGTAGAGGAGTTCGATCCCGATCCATTCCTGGAGCAGCTCAACAAGCAGGGATTGCCTTGGCACGAGATTCACGATGGCGACCTGGAGTTGTAGTCGTCAGATACGCATCATAGAAAAGCAGCACAAAGGTTTTCCTTGTGCTGCTTTTTATTTTTCTCAGAAAGAGAGAGGCGGTGCCTACTTATAGATTACCTTGTCGAGGGTCTCGCCTTCCTGCGACTCTCGTCGCCCAGTTCCTTATGTGTTTCTATTCCGTAAAACTACGAATAAATTTTAAAATGGAAAAAATGTTTGGATGGTTTTCTTTTGTTGCCACCAATATTTATTGTATCTTTGCAGAAGATAAACTAAAAAAAAGAGAAATATTTATGACAAAAGACAACAACAATCCCGTGAATGAGGGAAAACTGAAAGCCTTGCAGGCTGCCATGTCGAAGATAGAGAAAGACTTCGGTAAAGGCTCCATCATGCGCATGGGCGACGAGCAGATAGAAAACGTAGAGGTGATTCCTACCGGCAGTATCGGACTGAATGCTGCACTCGGCGTGGGGGGCTACCCGCGCGGAAGAATCATTGAGATTTACGGACCGGAAAGTTCTGGTAAGACGACGCTCGCCATTCATGCCATTGCCGAGGCACAGAAGGCTGGAGGCATCGCTGCCTTCATCGATGCCGAGCATGCGTTCGACCGGTTCTATGCAGCCAAGTTGGGCGTTGATATCGACAACCTGTGGATTTCGCAGCCTGACAACGGTGAGCAGGCGCTCGAGATAGCCGATCAGCTCATCCGTTCAAGCGCAGTCGATATCCTGGTGGTTGACTCCGTGGCAGCCCTCACTCCGAAAAAGGAAATCGAAGGCGATATGGGCGACAGCAATGTCGGTCTGCAAGCACGACTGATGAGCCAGGCACTCAGAAAACTGACCAGCACCATCAGCAAGACCAATACGACATGTATCTTCATCAACCAGTTGCGTGAGAAAATCGGCGTGATGTTCGGAAATCCGGAGACCACGACGGGTGGCAACGCGCTGAAGTTCTATGCCAGCGTCCGACTCGACATCCGCAAGGTGACTGGCATCAAAGACGGCGATCAGATTATCGGCAACCAGGTGCGCGTGAAGGTGGTGAAGAACAAGGTGGCACCGCCGTTCCGGAAAGCGGAGTTCGAAATCACGTTCGGCGAAGGCATCTCGAAGGTTGGCGAACTGGTGGACCTCGGTGTGGAATACGGCATCATCCAGAAGTCGGGCAGTTGGTTCTCCTACGGGGAAAGCAAACTGGCTCAGGGACGCGATGCCACGAAAGCGCTCCTGCACGACAATCCCGAGCTTTGCGAAGAAATCGAACAGAAAATCATGCAGGTGATTTCTGATAAACAGCAATAACAGCACTCCCTGACCCAACCCACTCCTTCCCCTAAGTCTGCCCCTTCCCCTACCAAAGGGAGGGATGAATAAAGGGATAGGATGAATAATGGGGAGGGAATGAAACCCTCTTCCAAGTCTCCTCCAATCGGAGGAGGCTTTTTTTGTTGTTGTGGATTTGAATTCGAC from the Prevotella sp. Rep29 genome contains:
- a CDS encoding glycine--tRNA ligase, which gives rise to MAQEDNFKKIVSHCKEYGFVFPSSDIYDGLAAVYDYGQNGVELKNNIKEYWWKSMVLLNENIVGIDSAIFMHPTIWKASGHVDAFNDPLIDNRDSKKRYRADVLIEEQLAKYDEKMQKEVDKARKRFGDQFDEAMFRQTNPRVLEYKQKQDALHERFAQAMQQPDLQELKQIILDEGIVDPISGTKNWTDVRQFNLMFSTEIGAAAEAASKIYLRPETAQGIFVNYLNVQKTGRMKLPFGIAQIGKAFRNEIVARQFIFRMREFEQMEMQFFVQPGTELEWFAHWKETRMKWHQALGFGAENYRFHDHEKLAHYANAAADIEFRMPFGFKEVEGIHSRTNFDLSQHEKFSGKSIKYFDPQTNESYVPYVIETSIGVDRMFLSIICHAYREEQLENGETRVLLQLPPALAPVKLAVLPLVKKDGLPEKAREIISQLRFQVNCQYDEKDTIGKRYRRQDAIGTPYCITVDYDTLKDESVTLRNRDTMEQTRVPIAQLQEIIQEKTSITNLLKQL
- a CDS encoding alpha-N-acetylglucosaminidase encodes the protein MNQTIRKSLLASLLLLSACSIFADDVTAFKNLVGRILPAYSAQIEGKKLAPQGKNGDFFTLSTENGKLIVGGNSANSMAVGLNYYLKYYCNTTVSWYVEDKFEMPATLPVIDKPLTIRARVKERFFLNYCTFGYTMPWWNWKEWEHFIDWMALNGINLPLAITGQESIWYKVWTQLGLSDETVRNYFTGPAHLPWHRMINIDYWMGNLPMSWLNDQEALQKKIVARERELNMRPVLPAFSGHVPKEIKTVYPDAKITRVEPWAGFSPEYSPSFLDPMDPLFKKVQKMFIDMQKKTYGTDHIYGIDLFNEIAPPSYDPPYLKRVGRQVYETLRAADKDAVWLQMTWLFWNERKYWTNDRIKAYITSYPAKQQLLLDYYCERKEIWQQTDRYYGVPYIWCYLGNFGGNTMLAGNIGEINKRIENTFINGGKNFRGIGSTLEGFDCNPFMYEFVFEKAWDIATHKDINKWAEHIADEHVGFADENARTAWKMLFNKIYIEQDKPGQSPAINIRPALGKFRTYYSNWRIPYKNSELLEATELMLKVNSTRQAFSFDCVNLTRQLLSNYFMDVYKEWQKDVEAADFAAMKEREELLTGLISDVDRLISTQRAFLLGKWIADAREKGVGEQEKRYFEQNARNILTTWGEKAKLLNDYANRTWGGLTRSFYAERWRMFFNAVNRAVLAGEKFDEDHQKAYEKDVTEFEYRWWKDCIGKFETEPVGDGIAIARELLERYRNRIIQINN
- a CDS encoding saccharopine dehydrogenase family protein, whose amino-acid sequence is MSKVLMIGAGGVATVAAFKIAQNADVFTDFMIASRRKEKCDQIVEAIHAKGYKMNIQTAQVDADDVEQLKSLFNDYKPELVVNLALPYQDLTIMDACLACGCSYLDTANYEPKDEAHFEYSWQWAYRERFEKAGLTAILGCGFDPGVTSIFTAYAAKHHFKEIQYLDIVDCNAGDHHKAFATNFNPEINIREITQKGLYWENGQWVETEPLEIHKDLTYPEIGPRDSYLLHHEEIESLVINYPTIKRARFWMTFGQQYLKHLEVIQNIGMSRIDEIEYEAPLADGSGKTVKVKIVPLQFLKAVLPNPQDLGENYEGQTSIGCRIRGIGNDGKEHTYYIYNNCKHQDAYNETGMQGVSYTTGVPAMIGAMMFCKGLWKKPGVFNVEEFDPDPFLEQLNKQGLPWHEIHDGDLEL
- the recA gene encoding recombinase RecA, producing the protein MTKDNNNPVNEGKLKALQAAMSKIEKDFGKGSIMRMGDEQIENVEVIPTGSIGLNAALGVGGYPRGRIIEIYGPESSGKTTLAIHAIAEAQKAGGIAAFIDAEHAFDRFYAAKLGVDIDNLWISQPDNGEQALEIADQLIRSSAVDILVVDSVAALTPKKEIEGDMGDSNVGLQARLMSQALRKLTSTISKTNTTCIFINQLREKIGVMFGNPETTTGGNALKFYASVRLDIRKVTGIKDGDQIIGNQVRVKVVKNKVAPPFRKAEFEITFGEGISKVGELVDLGVEYGIIQKSGSWFSYGESKLAQGRDATKALLHDNPELCEEIEQKIMQVISDKQQ
- a CDS encoding FKBP-type peptidyl-prolyl cis-trans isomerase; protein product: MKEIKLSAIVQSACAVSFKEMVRWGGRCCLVLLVALALQACSDDEEDTPSWKETNANYFNELYSSARQRISSGDTQWKVIKSYAKDQSSQGIPSDYIVVHVIEEGSGTNVPLTTDTVRVDYQGRLIPTATNTEGEVFDQSWSGEYDLITNMPAKFAVNAVVDGFATALQKMHVGDRWMVYIPQELGYRGENNTSIPAYSTLVFDITLRAIYKPGTPVPAWK